Proteins found in one Lonchura striata isolate bLonStr1 chromosome 25, bLonStr1.mat, whole genome shotgun sequence genomic segment:
- the NPEPPS gene encoding puromycin-sensitive aminopeptidase, producing the protein MSGSFDKKLSSILTDLSGSLSCHAASKDSPTLPESSVTDLGYYTGQHDYYPGQSYGQPVGHYPYPQFNLNGIGAAGTYSPKSEYSYSPSYRQYGHFREQQLPPQEAVSVKEEPEPEVRMVNGKPKKIRKPRTIYSSYQLAALQRRFQKAQYLALPERAELAAQLGLTQTQVRAEPPTPQIPPREAEGEPELPPPRKSWIWEGLGSRGAKRGLGARAGIISTVEVLKVMEAFVNEPNYTVWSDLSCNLGILGTLLSHTDFYEDIQVFVRDVFSPIGERLGWDPKPGEGHLDALLRGLVLGKLGKAGHKATLEEARRRFKEHVEGKHILSADLRSPVYVTVLKHGDSSTLDTMLKLHKQADMQEEKNRIERVLGAISQPELIQKVLTFALSEEVRPQDTVSVIGGVAGGSRQGRKAAWKFLRDNWEELYNRYQGGFLISRLIKLTVDGFANDKMAAEVKAFFESHPAPSAERTVQQCCENILLNAAWLRRDADSLQHFLQQRRAAPV; encoded by the exons ATGAGCGGCTCTTTCGATAAGAAGCTCTCCAGCATCCTGACGGACCTCTCGGGCTCGCTGAGCTGCCACGCAGCCTCCAAGGACTCTCCCACCCTGCCGGAGTCCTCGGTCACCGACCTGGGCTACTACACGGGCCAGCACGACTACTACCCGGGCCAGTCGTACGGGCAGCCCGTGGGCCACTACCCCTACCCCCAGTTCAACCTGAACGGCATCGGCGCCGCCGGCACCTACTCGCCCAAATCCGAGTATTCCTACAGCCCTTCGTACCGCCAGTACGGGCActtcagggagcagcagctcccgccGCAGGAGGCAG TGTCCGTGAAGGAGGAGCCGGAGCCGGAGGTGCGGATGGTCAACGGGAAGCCCAAGAAGATCCGCAAGCCCCGCACCATCTACTCCAGCTACCAGCTGGCCGCCCTGCAGCGCCGCTTCCAGAAGGCGCAGTACCTGGCGCTGCCCGAGCGCGCCGAGCTGGCCGCGCAGCTGGGGCTCACCCAGACCCAGGTGAGGGCTGAGCCCCcgacaccccaaatccccccgcgGGAAGCAGAGGGGGAGCCGGAGCTGCCACCCCCCCGGAAAtcctggatttgggaagggcTCGGCTCCCGCGGAGCCAAAAGGGGTCTGGGG gCCCGAGCTGGAATCATCAGCACCGTGGAGGTGCTGAAAGTGATGGAAGCTTTTGTGAACGAGCCCAACTACACGGTGTGGAGCGACCTGAGCTGCAACCTGGGCATCCTGGGCACCCTCCTGTCCCACACGGATTTCTACGAGGACATCCAGGTGTTCGTCAGAGACGTCTTCTCCCCCATCGGggagaggctgggctgggaccccaaacctGGAGAGG GCCACCTAGATGCCCTTTTGAGGGGTCTggttttgggaaaattgggCAAAGCCGGGCACAAGGCGACGCTGGAGGAGGCCCGGCGCCGGTTCAAGGAGCACGTGGAAGGGAAGCACATCCTCTCTGCTGACCTGAGGAGTCCT GTCTACGTGACTGTGCTGAAACACGGGGACAGCTCCACCCTGGACACCATGCTAAAG CTGCACAAGCAGGCCGACATGCAGGAGGAGAAGAACCGGATCGAGCGCGTCCTCGGAGCCATCTCCCAGCCAGAGCTGATCCAAAAAGTTCTCACCTTTGCACTTTCA GAGGAGGTGCGGCCCCAGGACACGGTGTCGGTGATCGGGGGCGTGGCTgggggcagcaggcagggcaggaaagCGGCCTGGAAATTCCTGCGGGACAACTGGGAGGAGCTCTACAACCGCTACCAGGGCGGCTTCCTCATCTCCAGATTAATAAAG CTCACAGTGGATGGATTTGCAAATGATAAAATGGCTGCAGAAGTGAAG gcgTTCTTCGAGAGCCACCCGGCGCCGTCGGCGGAGCGCACGGTGCAGCAGTGCTGCGAGAACATCCTGCTGAACGCGGCCTGGCTGCGCCGCGACGCCGACAGCCTGCAGCACTTCCTGCAgcagcgccgcgccgcgcccgtgtga